One Klebsiella electrica genomic window, GGATCGACTGCGCGCAGGGCGCCACCTGCTATAACCTCGAGGAACTGCCGGTTAAACACTGGGCGATGAGCAGCGCGCGCTACCACGTGCTGGTTGTCGATCACAGTAAATTTGGCAAGGTCAGACCGGCGCGGATGGGCGATTTATCGCGTTTTGATGTGATTGCCAGCGATGTCTGCCCGGATGAGGATCTGCTTGCGCTGGCGAAAGAAAAACAGATTTCACTGCTCTACTGACCGCGCCCCGCAGGGCGCGGCCTGTTGATTACGAGAACCAGCTACCGAACCAGCCGTGCAGTTTCATCAGCACGAAGTCCATCATCCGGCTAAAGAAGCCGCCTTCATTGACCGCTTCCATGACAATAAGCGGGCGCTGCTCGATGGTTTTATCATTGAGTTTAAAGTCGATGGTCCCGACCACCTGCCCTTTGCTCAGCGGCGCCGTCAGCTGCGTATCCGTCAGGGTATAGCTGGCTTTCAGGTTTTTCAGCTGGCCGCGCGGCAGGGTAATCGAGCCGGCTTCGCCCGCCCCGAGTTTGGCTTCGCTGCTGTCGCCAAACCAGACGCGCTGGGTGATAAAGGTGGCATCCGGTTTAATCGGCGTCACGGTTTCATAGAAACGGAAGCCCCAGGTCAGCAGCTTTTCGGATTCATTAAAACGAATACGATCGGTTTTGGTGCCAAGCACCACGGCAATCAGACGCATGTCTCCCTGGGTTGCCGAGGAGACCAGGTTGTAGCCTGCGCCGGCGGTGGTCCCCGTTTTGACGCCATCCGCGTTGAGGTTTGAGCTCCACAGCAGACGGTTGCGGTTCGGCTGACGAATCTTATTGAAGGTAAACTCTTTCTCTTTATGAATGGCGTACTCTTCAGGGACGTCATGAATCATCGCCCTGGTCAGCAGCGCCATGTCGCGCGCGGTACTAAACT contains:
- the dacC gene encoding serine-type D-Ala-D-Ala carboxypeptidase — encoded protein: MTHDAFSLRGLVAGCALLVLVAPAVQAAEQLPDAPSIDARAWILMDYASGKVLSEGNADEKLDPASLTKIMTSYVVGQALKAGKIKSTDMVTVGRDAWATGNPALRGSSVMFLKPGMQVSVEDLNKGVIIQSGNDASIAIADYVAGSQDAFVSLMNGYAQKMGLTNTTFMTVHGLDAPGQFSTARDMALLTRAMIHDVPEEYAIHKEKEFTFNKIRQPNRNRLLWSSNLNADGVKTGTTAGAGYNLVSSATQGDMRLIAVVLGTKTDRIRFNESEKLLTWGFRFYETVTPIKPDATFITQRVWFGDSSEAKLGAGEAGSITLPRGQLKNLKASYTLTDTQLTAPLSKGQVVGTIDFKLNDKTIEQRPLIVMEAVNEGGFFSRMMDFVLMKLHGWFGSWFS